ACTGCTGAATTGTATTACTGATTCCCATAATCCAATCCTCCTTCCTACATGTCACGATTGTCGATGACACGTTTTGCTTTACCTTCACTTCTTTGAATTGTTTTAGGCTCTACCAGTTTTACATTAACTGCTACACCAAGTGCCTGCTTCAAAGTTGCTGCTACACGGTTACGAAGTCCGTCCAGCTTACGGATCTCATCTGAGAAGTACTTCTCATCAACCTCTACCTCTACAGTCAATACGTCCAGATTGTTCTCACGGTCAACGATCATCATATAGTGTGGTGCAACTCCGCCACCCATTGACAGAAGTGCAGTCTCGACCTGAGTTGGGAATACATTCACACCACGGATGACTTTCATATCATCAGTACGTCCTGTAAATTTATGGATTCTCGGAAGTGTTCTTCCACACTCACATTTTGAATGATCAATACTTGTCAGGTCTTTTGTTCTGTAACGCAAAAGCGGCATACCTTCTTTTACAAGCGTTGTAAATACAAGCTCACCCGTCTCTCCATCTTTACATGGTGTATGATCTGTAGGATTTAAGACTTCCGGATAGAAATAATCCTCTTGCACATGCATACCTTTGTGATGAATGCAGTCAAGTGCAACACCCGGTCCTGTAATCTCACAAAGTCCATAAATATCAAAACTGTTGACATTAAGAAGTTCCTCAATCTTACGGCGCATCTCATCTGTCCAAGGCTCTGCTCCATTGATACCAACCTTTAACTGCAGACGATCAACCACTCCTGCCTCTTTTGCAGCCTCACCAAGATAAAGGGCATAAGATGGCGTACATGCAAATGCTGTGGCTCCAAAATCTTCCATACACATGAGCTGTCTCTTTGTATTACCTGCAGACATCGGGATTGCCATTGCGCCAAGCTTTCTGGCTCCGAAGTCAAGCCCGAGTCCACCTGTGAAAAGTCCATATCCGTAACAGATATGGATACGGTCTGCTGCATTAAGTCCTGCCATTGTAAGTCCTCTGGCAACACACTCTCCCCATACATCTACATCTTTTTCTGTATAAGAGGCCAGTGTCAGTTTCCCGGTCGTTCCTGATGTTCCCTGTACACGGACGATTTTCTCCTGCGGAACTGCCAGAAGTCCGAATGGATAATTGGCTCTTAAGTCTTCTTTTGTTGTAAATGGAAGCTTACCGATATCTTCGATTCCTTTGATATCTCCCGGCTCCACTCCCATATCATCCATTTTCTTGCGGTAAAATGCTACATTTTCATAAACATTCTTTACCTGGCGTACCAGACGCTCACTCTGAAGGGCAGTCATCTCATCGCGGCTCATACACTCAATCTTCGGGTCACGGATCTGTTCCTGCCAATCTTCCAATGCTACTCTTGCCATTGCTTTCTTGCCTCTCTTTTCTGATAGTATTATTATAATTGATATCCTACATCAAATGCTTTTTTATTGATGTCGATCGTCTTTGGAGGTACTGTTTTTTCAATTACTTCATACCACTGCTCTTTTGTAAAATCCATATGCTGTGCTGCGATTCCAAGCACGATTAAGTTAAATACCCTGGAATTTCCAAGCTTTTTCGCTTCTTCCGTTGCATTTACCGTATAGACTTTGTGATCTTTTTTCAGATTCTCCAAAATATTCTCCGGATATTCAGCCGCTCCGATCACAACCGGCATCGGGTCGATTCTCCAATCATTGACGATCAATGCACCGTCTTTTTTGAGAAAATGTGCATATCTTAAGGCTTCCAGCTTCTCAAATGCGATGATAACGTCTGCCTGTCCTTCCTCTACGATTGGCTCTGCTACCTTTTCACCGTAACGCACATATGTAACAACGCTTCCACCTCTCTGAGCCATTCCGTGCACCTCAGAAAGCTTAACATCATATCCTCCAGCAAGTGCCAGTCCTCCGAGAATACGGCTTGTAAGGAGTGTTCCCTGGCCGCCGACACCTACGATCATAATATTCTTAGTAGCCATTATTTGTCACCCTCCCTTACTAATTTGATAGCGTCAAATTTACACAGACTCTTGCAAAGTCCGCATCCGGTACACATGGTATCATCAATATGGATCGTCTTATCTTTATTTCTTGTCATAGCCGGACAGCCCGGTTTCATACACATACCACATTTCTTACATTTATCTGGTTCTTCTGCGTAAAGCGGTTTTTTCTTTTTACTCAAAAGTACACATGGTGTTTTTGTAATAATGACAGAAACTTCATCTTTTGCCACTTCTTCTTTGATGACTTTCTCCAGACGCTCAATGTCAAATGCGTTGACCTCGATGACATTTTTCACACCGATTGCGCGGCATAATGCCGGAATGTCAATGGCATAAGTCGGATCTCCCTGCAGTGTCTTACCAGTTGCAGCGTGATCCTGATGTCCTGTCATACCTGTCGTAGAGTTATCAAGTATCATCACTGTTCCGGTTGCCTTATTGTACATCATATTCATAAGAGAGTTCACACCTGTATGAAGGAATGTGGAATCTCCGATTACTGCTACCCAGTTCTTAATATATTCTTTGCCTTTTGCTTTCTCCATTCCATGAAGACTGGAAATACTTGCACCCATACAGATCGTTGTATCGACAACACTAAGTG
The sequence above is drawn from the Dorea formicigenerans genome and encodes:
- a CDS encoding phenylacetate--CoA ligase family protein, whose protein sequence is MARVALEDWQEQIRDPKIECMSRDEMTALQSERLVRQVKNVYENVAFYRKKMDDMGVEPGDIKGIEDIGKLPFTTKEDLRANYPFGLLAVPQEKIVRVQGTSGTTGKLTLASYTEKDVDVWGECVARGLTMAGLNAADRIHICYGYGLFTGGLGLDFGARKLGAMAIPMSAGNTKRQLMCMEDFGATAFACTPSYALYLGEAAKEAGVVDRLQLKVGINGAEPWTDEMRRKIEELLNVNSFDIYGLCEITGPGVALDCIHHKGMHVQEDYFYPEVLNPTDHTPCKDGETGELVFTTLVKEGMPLLRYRTKDLTSIDHSKCECGRTLPRIHKFTGRTDDMKVIRGVNVFPTQVETALLSMGGGVAPHYMMIVDRENNLDVLTVEVEVDEKYFSDEIRKLDGLRNRVAATLKQALGVAVNVKLVEPKTIQRSEGKAKRVIDNRDM
- a CDS encoding indolepyruvate oxidoreductase subunit beta, coding for MATKNIMIVGVGGQGTLLTSRILGGLALAGGYDVKLSEVHGMAQRGGSVVTYVRYGEKVAEPIVEEGQADVIIAFEKLEALRYAHFLKKDGALIVNDWRIDPMPVVIGAAEYPENILENLKKDHKVYTVNATEEAKKLGNSRVFNLIVLGIAAQHMDFTKEQWYEVIEKTVPPKTIDINKKAFDVGYQL